One part of the Streptomyces sp. NBC_00286 genome encodes these proteins:
- a CDS encoding MBL fold metallo-hydrolase, whose product MKLTKKSHACIRLEKDGRMLVIDPGGFSEEDAAVGADAILVTHEHPDHFDEGRLRAGLEANPGAELWTLKSVSDQIAAAFPGRVHTVGHGDTFTAAGFDIQVHGELHAVIHPDIPRITNVGYLVDGGRVFHPGDALTVPDQPVETLMLPVMAPWNKIAEVIEYVREVKPQRAYDIHDALLTDLARPIYDRQIGGLGGAEHLRLTPGTSAEL is encoded by the coding sequence ATGAAGCTCACGAAGAAGTCGCACGCCTGTATCCGGCTCGAGAAGGACGGGCGCATGCTCGTCATCGACCCCGGCGGTTTCAGCGAGGAGGACGCCGCGGTCGGCGCGGACGCGATCCTGGTCACGCACGAGCACCCCGACCACTTCGACGAGGGCCGCCTGCGAGCCGGTCTCGAGGCCAACCCAGGCGCCGAGCTGTGGACCCTGAAGTCCGTCTCCGACCAGATCGCGGCGGCGTTCCCCGGCCGCGTGCACACCGTCGGCCACGGCGACACCTTCACCGCCGCGGGCTTCGACATCCAGGTCCACGGCGAACTGCACGCCGTCATCCACCCCGACATCCCGCGCATCACCAACGTCGGCTATCTCGTCGACGGCGGCAGAGTCTTCCACCCGGGCGACGCCCTCACCGTCCCCGACCAGCCGGTAGAGACGCTGATGCTCCCGGTCATGGCCCCCTGGAACAAGATCGCCGAAGTCATCGAGTACGTACGCGAGGTCAAACCCCAACGCGCGTACGACATCCACGACGCCCTCCTCACCGACCTCGCCCGCCCCATCTACGACCGTCAGATCGGCGGCCTGGGCGGCGCGGAACACCTG